The window TTTGTAGTTTGTGCCGGTCTAAGCTTCCCCAGTCCCAAGTCCCAGCTCCCGTGCGTTTACTCAATTCACTCCTGTCGTTTATTAAACGACCCCTCAGAAAAGAGCTGAAGTAAGAGATTTTGCATAGTAGTACCGATGGAGGATGGGAAAAGGGTGGTGACCGTCTCTGCTCTCCAGTTCTCCTGCACTGATGACGTCTCCACCAACGTTGCCACTGCTGAAAGGtcccaagttttttttttccttcttgcagCGACTTTCAGCATGAACCCATAAGAAATTTTTACCCGTTGATGACAATTTGGATCGGAATCAAGGAGTTTCTTGACATAAATAAAGATGTGAAAAGGGTTTTGGTGGCTTAGTGCAAATGATTGAGGTTTTTAAGTATAAGGGTAATTGAGGTTTCGTTGAGTTTAATATGTGAATGTGAAAAATCTGATCTTGTTGCCTTTCATTTTTTGATATACTTGCTGAATTTTCTTCCAGTAATGTGTTTGTCAGATCCCTTTAAGCTAAAAGATTGGAGCTTTATTGTTTGTTTGGAACTTCCAAACACTGGATTAGATGTAGCTGAATTCTAGCACTAGCTGATGGTCAAGGAGCATCTGTGAAACATGAGGTTCTGAGATTGAATCTGGTGGGTGTAAATGCCAATAATTGAGGCTTAGCCATCTTCTTTACCTTGGGTCACCCCCATCAGAAATTGGAAGAAGTAAAACATGACATAATCTTCAGAGGAATGAATTTCTGTGGCTCATTTGCAGCTAGGAACATAGAAAAGGATAGAAAACCTTAACGTGGGAGGTTTAAATTTCAAAGCATGGGGATTCTTTGGCTGCATGACTCTAAGGTTGTGTGAAATGTACTCTTGGTTTACACTGGGTCCTGAGTGTGGTCAGGGCATTATGAAGCAGATTTGTCTATTTAGACAAAATAATTACATGGCACGTGTGAGTAAAAGGATCCTCTTGGGCAGTTCTTGATTGGCAGACTGAGATATTCTTCTGTTTTAATAAGTGAAATAGCTGTTCCTTATTAGAACAATGGTAGAAAAACATCGTTGGTTGCACTTTTGTGGTTTTGTATTAATAATCTGGAGCTAATCACCCAAGAGACGAAAACAACATTACTGTTGAACGTTGCCTGCTTGTGTTTTTCGTACCAATTGTTTTATTGAAAACCATGTTTCTAAAACAAAATTGGGCTTGCTAAGAATTTAACTTCATCATATGTAAGAACACTGTTGCTGAGATAATAACCTTGAGAACAAGAAAATTAGACCTTTATCAACTATTGATTTTTATCTCTGACTTGTTCATGTATGCAGATTGGTTAGAGCAGCTTGTCAGAAGGGTGCTAATATCATTCTCATACAGGTTAGTCCTCCTCATACATGGAATATACAGCTCCAAACAAAAGTCCTCCTAGTCTTAATCAATCTTGAAAGTCTtctgccatttctttttttttcatgtttgtGACACTTTTGGGGAAAAATGACATGTGCAATGGCCAAAATCTGGTACAACCAGTTACATTTCCTAACAGAGTTGGATGATGATGTAGTCATAGTATATCTTTTGTTGTGGATGCTACTtgtgttttattttcctttcggATTTCCAGGAATTATTTGAGGGttactacttttgtcaagctCAAAGGGAGGATTTCTTTAAGCGAGCAAAGCCTTACAAGGGACATCCAACAATTCTAAGGTAAAAAatcttcttttcttcattttttcctctttgTACTCATGGGCTGATGGAGCAGCTTGTTTTAATAGAAATGATTTATTTGCTTCACATTCATTGACATTCCTTAAGCAATATTTTATGCATGGTGTGCTTCTCAGAATGCAAAAGCTCGCCAAAGAACTGGGAGTAGTGATACCAGTTAGTTTCTTTGAGGAGGCAAACAATGCCCATTACAATTCAGTAGCTGTAATTGATGCTGACGGGACAGATCTTGGGCTTTATAGGAAATCCCACATCCCTGACGGTCCAGGTGTGCGAGTGTGATAGTTGATTTAAATCTGATATGTGAtgttttcattttgtttatATCTGATAAGAAATTAAGTCTGATACGTGAAGTTTCCTCTTCAGGATACCAAGAAAAGTTTTACTTTAATCCAGGAGACACTGGTTTTAAGGTGATTTAGCTAGATTAGTTCTGAGCATATACTGCTTCTGTCAACACCAATTGTCATTTCTTTTTAATAACCTGGATGTTTTGATCATGGTGACAATGACCAGGTCTTCCAAACTAAATTTGCAAAAGTTGGAGTTGGTAAgtcttcctttttccttgattttcatATCATCTTGCAATCATTTCGAATGAGGTGTGCCCATAGGTTCCAGATTGATGTTTCCACTCATGGTCAAAGTGCATAACAAATGATATAGAAGCTGTGTCTTCCAAAGCTCAAAATTACTGGTAGCAGTAGAAAGAATTGAAGGCTTAAACAAATAATACAATCAGCTTCCAGAAGGAAATAGGAAATCTAAGTTTTCTACTGCTTGTGCTTGACAGCAATTTGCTGGGATCAATGGTTTCCTGAGACTGCACGAGCTATGGTTCTTCAAGGTGCAGAAATATTGTTGTACCCTACTGCTATTGGTTCTGAACCTCAAGATGAAGGCCTTGATTCTCGAGATCACTGGAAGAGAGTGATGCAAGGGCATGCTGGGGCCAATCTGGTGAGTTGCATATCCTGAAGGATGTTTTTAACCTTGGACCTTGTCAAGTTAATGCACACATCTTATATGTTGGATTAAAATTTTAGTGGGGACTTCCACAGTAATTGTTGCAGATGTTTTTGTGTTCATAAGTTAGTGGTTCTGGTTATTTTGGCTTGAAGGAGTCGGACCTATATGCATGCACTGTATAATGCATAACAAACCACCGTGTACTTCCTCTTGGTAGAACTCTTAAGTATCCTGGACTTCATTTGACCATACAATACACAGTTAACCAAAATTGTCTTCTTTTAGATTTGCCCCCATTTTTATACAATGAAAAGAAGTGTCATGGCATTCAGTCTGCTGTTGCCTGGGAGATTACATATAGGTGGGACATGATTTCAAATGCTTGTTTTCAGAATTGAGTCGAAGTCTATGGCTAAGGCACCGAAGCACTTCCACTACCTTAACACTATCAGAGATACTAGATACCTGTTTGTCTTTTAAACTGAAGTATTGAAATGCTAATTCCAGGTTGTCCTGTTCCCTCCTTGCCTTGAGAAGCTCTAAATTTATCTCTCATGGGCTTCATTCAAAAATGTAAACTCCTGTCTCCTACATGCACATTAGCTAAGCAGCAAATCCTTTATGGTTTCTTGCAAGCACCACTCTTTGTGTCAAGAGTTTCCATATTTTGAGCTTGTGCAATAAGCCTGGTTGAAATTTTTCTTGTCGCTTGAAGCCTATGGCACTAAACAACACAGATCTCCTTCTGTTTCATATGCCTTTTCTAGGAATGTTTTGTTGTAGTTTTCCAAACAGTTTTAGAGTTTCTGTTTTCCAAGGAAAGATGGTTGTCTCTTCTTTCCAAGGGCTAAATGCTTTGCTAAATTTTCACATGGATAATTTGACTCTTGTCCATCTAAAGCTGAAGAAACTTTGCCATGCAATAAGATTTCTATCTTTTGGCCCCTTCTGTTTAACTTGAAAGTTTCATGAGTATAAGCTGATTCAGGGGGCCATGTAAAAAATTTTGCCCCTAGCTCTACATATTACTTTCCAGGAAATATATTTCCAGGCTTCTCTTTGAGAACCTTGTCCCTTCCTACCAGTTCTACAATGTCACCTTTTGTTTACAATTGTCATTTCTTGAGGGGCCACCAGATTAAGTATTCATCCGAGTGTCAATTGAAGAGTTTCTCTACCTTTTATTTCAGTTACAACATTGAAGTGAGCATCTAGCATAACTGATTCATCACTGGTCACTGAAAGTTGTGATAAGACAGCCACTGAATGATAAGGACCCTTTCCATAAATCAAAGCAATACATGATGGTTGGACTATTGGCTATTACAGGTGTTGGTTCATGAACAAAAAGCTGATGCTTTTGAACTTCAGGAATGTAAGATTTGTTAGTTTTGGAGGTTGCATAGAACTAAGTTTTTAATCTTGCATTCCTGATCATTTTGTGCCTCATTTGATATATGCTGGAATATACTTTTGTCCCTCACTGTAGAATTTTAATACCTTTGAGTACACAAATGTTTTAATTTGTCTAAATTGAGGCCTTGCTGACATATGTGGTTAACATTCAGGTGCCTTTAATAGCTTCGAACCGCATTGGAAAAGAGATAATTCAGACAGAACATGGCAAAAGTGAAATCATGTTCTATGGCAATTCCTTTATAGCTGGTATGTTATGTGCCAGGATAACTAGAATATTGCTGGCCTTTAAAAAGTTTTTTCATAGTATCATCTGTGTGAGTAGGAGTTTGAGCATTGATGTTCTGATCAGGACCAACTGGAGAAATTGTTGCAACTGCTGATGACAAAGAGGAAGCTGTTCTCGTGGCAAAATTTGATCTGGATCAAATCAAATACAAGAGATATAGTTGGGGAGTGTTTCGCGATCGACGTCCAGATTTATACAAGGTGCTATTGACAGTAGATGGCAGCAATCCACCTCTGTAATTTATGCTGTTACAATTTTTAGCTGAGACACTTGAAATCATGAGATGGTACTCAATTTTTTGATGAAAGAGAAGTTTGGTTTTTGTTTTGAGACTTGGGTATTTCTTTAGATAGAGAACCAATATGTAGGAGCTTAGCAAGAGTAGTAGAGTATTCAGTATTGGACTTCTTTAGAGATACAAGCATATCTTATGCTACTTTCAAAAGCTACACCCTGCTCTCTATATACGTTAGTTGTATCCACTACTGGCATCTAAAATATCTTGGTCTTAGGAAGCATCTAAAGCCTGAGCCTCAGATCAAGGTTTCTGAGCACTGTCACTGTGTGAATGGCTACGTGGAACATTTGTGTTAACAGTATAGGACTTACCACTTGAGGATCAAATTCTGGAAGATTGCATGTGTTAGATATTCAATGATTTTTTGGACCAGTTATTGGTGTTTTTTTTTGCTCATCAAAGTGATGTATCTGTACAAGGTGGTCCATGGTATCTTTTATGTAATAGCATATCTTGCAATCTGATTAACCATTAGCTTGTCTTTGGGTCCTCAGCTAACGTGACGGCCAAATGTTGCCAAAATTTTGGAGTGCCCActcaaacaaaaaagagaataaaaaagCTAGTAGGATTACGTTCACTTCATTTGTCTCTTCATCAATCTGCATTTGGCCCACAGCATCTGATTATCCTTTCCTGCTTAGACAGTGGATTTGACAAGGTTGTAATGCATTCCGAAGTAAAGCTACTGTTCTACTCTTCAACTGTTTTTCTTGCATATGGATTATTGTACCTGAGTTAAAGTGTAAACATAAATCTCAGAACTTTTTCCTCAGAGATTATTGGGTCGAAAGGAGGAAAAAAGATGTGCCGATAAGCTTGGTGATGGCCCTCCAACTTGGTTGGAAATTATATCATGGATGGTTACATTTTTCTCGATCTTTCTATTCTACATACATCAcaccaaaaaaattataatttttttttttcaaaaaattattccaCGGCGACTTGGAAGCACAGTGGCCTCAGATTTTAGTCAAGCAGCAGCAAGCTGTTACAGCAGGCTCCCCGTTTTCTGGCCAAGAGACAGATGGCTTTTAGTGTTCAAAGACTTGGTTGATGTCCTGCCATGCGTGACATGAACAAAGACTTATTTGGTTGTCAACAGAATCTAATATGACCTCAGAAGAGCGTCTCCTGCAACCGTCCCTGCCCATTGTAGCCATTATCAACTGATCGTAAGTCTCTTTGTACAtcgtgtaatttttttttcacagaatgtattttcacaacagatagTGGTGGGTCCCACACATGGCgcgaaaatcgagttacatCTTGTTATCTCAGCCGCACAAATTTTTTAGGGGAAATCTGGACCGTTAACCGTCCCTGCCCCATTTCCCTCCGTAGATGTACCTGTCATTATTTTTGCTTTACTACTTTTTTTATCCAGAAATAAGCTGAAAATAACTCTCAGAATCCATTCTCACCAAAATATCAATGGCCTCCGGGGCTTTGAACAGTTTCTATGTAGGTCTTGTTTCCAGTCAATGTTCTAGTGCTTTCTCTTTTGTAGTTGGCATAGTGGCTACCCATAATTGAAGTTGGCTGGAAAATAAGGGTATTATGCAGGCAATCTTGACTTCTATCAGCCCTCATGTTTTTTTATGTTAGTTTGGTACCATCAGGCATGGCATGACACAAAGCTCTGAGTTGGGaaacatttatcattttttatGTGTGTTTCAAGACCAAGTAGGAATGCACTAATATTTCTACGCACAACTTCACAGTAAAAATGCACTAATATTTCAACACTGCTCCTGTTCATTTTCAGCTGCAAAAGTTTGAATAGCTGGGGTTGGATATAGGATGAAGTGTCTgtgattttcattttcca is drawn from Coffea arabica cultivar ET-39 chromosome 1c, Coffea Arabica ET-39 HiFi, whole genome shotgun sequence and contains these coding sequences:
- the LOC113726404 gene encoding N-carbamoylputrescine amidase isoform X1 codes for the protein MEDGKRVVTVSALQFSCTDDVSTNVATAERLVRAACQKGANIILIQELFEGYYFCQAQREDFFKRAKPYKGHPTILRMQKLAKELGVVIPVSFFEEANNAHYNSVAVIDADGTDLGLYRKSHIPDGPGYQEKFYFNPGDTGFKVFQTKFAKVGVAICWDQWFPETARAMVLQGAEILLYPTAIGSEPQDEGLDSRDHWKRVMQGHAGANLVPLIASNRIGKEIIQTEHGKSEIMFYGNSFIAGPTGEIVATADDKEEAVLVAKFDLDQIKYKRYSWGVFRDRRPDLYKVLLTVDGSNPPL
- the LOC113726404 gene encoding N-carbamoylputrescine amidase isoform X2, with the translated sequence MQKLAKELGVVIPVSFFEEANNAHYNSVAVIDADGTDLGLYRKSHIPDGPGYQEKFYFNPGDTGFKVFQTKFAKVGVAICWDQWFPETARAMVLQGAEILLYPTAIGSEPQDEGLDSRDHWKRVMQGHAGANLVPLIASNRIGKEIIQTEHGKSEIMFYGNSFIAGPTGEIVATADDKEEAVLVAKFDLDQIKYKRYSWGVFRDRRPDLYKVLLTVDGSNPPL